Proteins found in one Actinomycetota bacterium genomic segment:
- a CDS encoding nitroreductase family deazaflavin-dependent oxidoreductase, with protein MTPREQEEVFDSPSGWVARHVRRYVETEGREGHEWRGVHTLLLTTRGRRSGKLRRTALIYGTDEDRHLVVASQGGAEEHPAWYLNLVDDPDVQLQVGADRFSARARTATPEEKPRLWRVMASIWPDYDQYQARTTRDIPVVILERAPA; from the coding sequence ATGACCCCGCGGGAACAGGAAGAGGTTTTCGACAGTCCCTCGGGCTGGGTGGCCCGGCACGTCCGGCGCTACGTCGAGACGGAGGGCAGGGAGGGCCACGAGTGGCGAGGCGTACACACGCTCCTGCTCACCACTCGCGGCCGGAGGTCGGGAAAGCTTCGGCGGACCGCCCTGATCTATGGAACGGACGAGGATCGCCATCTGGTCGTGGCGTCTCAGGGCGGTGCGGAGGAGCACCCGGCCTGGTACCTCAACCTGGTGGATGACCCGGACGTCCAGCTCCAGGTCGGGGCGGACAGGTTCTCGGCGCGAGCCCGCACCGCAACCCCGGAGGAGAAGCCTCGCCTGTGGCGCGTCATGGCTTCGATCTGGCCGGACTACGACCAGTACCAGGCCAGGACCACGCGAGACATCCCGGTGGTCATCCTGGAACGCGCCCCGGCCTAG